The proteins below come from a single Raphanus sativus cultivar WK10039 unplaced genomic scaffold, ASM80110v3 Scaffold0011, whole genome shotgun sequence genomic window:
- the LOC130494752 gene encoding uncharacterized protein LOC130494752, whose translation MESSPKFQLDIFSLQEKKHAMSSLLLSRLSRLCMRKPPALRVKKYLSGARYLSETSICRIVRAEHCQYSSRDESVSKLVIRNVNAWEEKDDEVLEKLVPTELMTAAGTIGASHGWVATLKETVVCLQDDLNPRASDSDPKRISLPRLETLPHCQTQLVTNVAMSSSSPDDEDCILAVKFVGPQLSLCRPAEKNKKWVNIRIEDPGFFNSRVMYSKRDKMFSMLDCGGTHIGYWDLEKHRSRNLGSCSYYYKEFVQSELQQLSKCYRSEHLVEAPTGETFIVKWYSDRSERNFGIPCWQRFMVFKIQYDKICTAVSTNDIGDLCIFLSTKGEPFSVKASLYGLNPNCIYYVRDFDFGKVSIHDNVWIGGLGFSPVPYFIPPQSS comes from the exons ATGGAGTCATCACCAAAGTTTCAACTAGATATCTTTTCATTACAGGAAAAAAAGCACGCTATGAGTTCTCTACTTCTCAGCCGTCTCTCTAGGCTCTGTATGAGGAAACCTCCTGCGCTAAGAGTT AAAAAATACCTATCTGGCGCTAGATACTTGTCAGAAACCTCTATTTGTCGCATCGTACGCGCTGAACATTGTCAATATAGTTCGAGGGATGAGAGTGTGAGCAAACTTGTGATTCGCAATGTTAATGCTTGGGAAGAGAAGGATGACGAAGTTTTGGAAAAGTTGGTGCCCACGGAGTTGATGACAGCAGCAGGAACGATAGGAGCATCCCATGGCTGGGTAGCTACTTTGAAAGAGACCGTAGTGTGTCTTCAAGACGATCTAAACCCGAGAGCGTCTGATTCAGATCCGAAGCGAATCTCACTGCCTCGTCTCGAAACGCTACCTCATTGCCAAACCCAACTGGTAACCAACGTTGCCATGTCGTCCTCTTCTCCTGATGACGAAGACTGCATCTTGGCAGTCAAGTTCGTTGGACCTCAACTCAGCCTATGTAGGCCTGctgaaaagaataaaaagtGGGTCAACATCAGAATCGAAGACCCAGGCTTCTTCAACTCCCGAGTTATGTACTCAAAGAGAGATAAGATGTTCTCCATGCTGGATTGTGGAGGCACACACATAGGATACTGGGATCTTGAAAAACACAGATCACGTAACTTGGGGTCTTGTTCCTACTACTATAAAGAGTTTGTGCAGTCGGAGTTGCAGCAGTTGTCTAAGTGTTACAGGAGCGAACACTTGGTGGAGGCACCCACAGGTGAAACTTTTATTGTTAAGTGGTACTCAGATAGGAGCGAGCGCAATTTTGGGATTCCGTGTTGGCAGCGTTTCATGGTGTTCAAGATACAATATGATAAAATTTGCACAGCCGTATCCACTAACGACATCGGAGATCTCTGTATTTTCCTCTCCACCAAAGGCGAACCTTTCTCTGTAAAGGCTAGCTTGTATGGCCTAAACCCAAACTGCATCTATTACGTGCGCGACTTTGACTTCGGAAAAGTCAGTATCCACGATAATGTCTGGATCGGTGGACTTGGCTTTTCCCCTGTCCCTTACTTCATTCCACCTCAATCCTCTTAA
- the LOC108846669 gene encoding uncharacterized protein LOC108846669, giving the protein MSSLLLSRLSRLCLRKQPALGVRHFVGARFLSETPLCHIYGAEHCGENWLEGEIGRLMITDFSGPSCWTRVLEKTVPMDMMAERGTMGASHGWVLSSKYGPYLSDDLNPGVSESDSSGIVLPDFETLPHCQTELVTNVAMSSSSPDDEDCILAVKFVGPQLSLCRPAEKNIKWVNIRIEDPSFFNSRVMYSKRDKKFAMPAFGGTHIGYWDLEENVEKPKLCRNGFNTPQLLQSEWEELDLCSTVEELVESRGSTQEMFMIKRFRKRNNDKGGRMEEYQIWVFKQGLNRFNPRQWCYTNDIGDLCIFLSKSEPFCLKASSHQKCQNSIYFIDKSERGIFTLGDKCKTSNFSNFTAPYFIPPQSYLNANRINQSNSP; this is encoded by the exons ATGAGTTCTCTGCTTCTCAGCCGTCTCTCTAGGCTCTGTCTTAGGAAACAACCTGCGCTAGGAGTT AGACACTTCGTTGGTGCTCGTTTCTTGTCCGAAACCCCTCTATGTCACATCTACGGTGCTGAACATTGTGGAGAGAATTGGCTTGAAGGGGAAATCGGTAGACTCATGATCACAGATTTTTCTGGCCCTAGCTGTTGGACTAGGGTTTTGGAAAAGACGGTGCCAATGGACATGATGGCAGAAAGGGGAACGATGGGAGCATCACATGGGTGGGTACTTAGTTCAAAATACGGCCCGTATCTTTCAGATGATCTCAACCCTGGAGTGTCGGAATCAGATTCATCAGGAATCGTACTGCCTGATTTCGAAACGCTGCCTCATTGTCAAACCGAACTAGTAACCAACGTGGCCATGTCATCCTCTTCTCCTGATGACGAAGACTGCATCTTGGCAGTCAAATTCGTTGGACCTCAACTCAGCCTATGTAGGCCTGCTGAAAAGAATATAAAGTGGGTCAACATCAGAATCGAAGACCCAAGCTTCTTCAACTCCCGAGTCATGTATTCAAAGAGAGATAAAAAGTTCGCCATGCCCGCTTTTGGGGGCACACACATTGGATACTGGGATCTTGAAGAAAACGTGGAGAAACCAAAGCTGTGTAGAAATGGATTTAACACTCCTCAGTTGTTGCAGTCAGAATGGGAAGAATTAGATTTGTGTAGCACGGTCGAAGAGTTGGTGGAGTCACGTGGATCCACGCAAGAAATGTTTATGATTAAGCGGTTCAGAAAGAGAAATAACGACAAGGGAGGGAGGATGGAAGAGTATCAAATCTGGGTGTTCAAGCAAGGTCTTAACAGATTTAACCCACGGCAATGGTGCTACACTAATGACATTGGAGATCTCTGCATTTTCCTCTCCAAGTCTGAACCTTTCTGTCTCAAGGCCAGCTCCCACCAGAAATGCCAAAACTCTATCTATTTCATTGATAAAAGCGAACGGGGAATATTCACTCTCGGAGATAAGTGTAAGACGAGTAACTTCTCCAATTTCACTGCCCCTTACTTCATTCCACCTCAATCTTACCTCAATGCTAATCGTATCAATCAGTCCAATTCTCCTTAA